A DNA window from Dehalococcoidia bacterium contains the following coding sequences:
- a CDS encoding S8/S53 family peptidase, whose protein sequence is MLPLVREFVPQARLEESGGKGVLVAILDTWPYYDGDAAALPGGAAAAHVRIQNFVAANAATVDPDVGRLLTIPPQRIYSRIDPRAAHGVRCYYLNDNAVAEKPYDMASHGLFVTGIIQDMAPDAQISVYRVLDDNGVGDLAVIAKAMQDALAEARCNGKKLVLNMSLGVAPPIWLMEALLADDDCFFGKPSELRRAILRSAFKTVSRSLQESMDDWEALGLISQASRQFTGMLQIVDAVLSIKRSPDALLIAAAGNDSFGDSRRMGPRLPAALEGALAVSSHLPTARPWPLSRYSNDDDFFTDNDGVGAFGGDTVPDPVDDGSDSADPGRTAPLSVIAPYIREPLPEPPGQPAHNSRGLAYWSGTSFATPVAAGFAASMWSADLSQASGSVYRRVVFDGKGQDREALPFTQRFSP, encoded by the coding sequence GTGCTGCCGCTTGTGCGCGAGTTTGTGCCGCAGGCGAGGCTGGAGGAGAGCGGCGGCAAGGGTGTGCTCGTCGCGATCCTGGACACCTGGCCCTACTATGACGGCGATGCAGCCGCCCTGCCTGGCGGCGCTGCCGCAGCGCATGTGCGCATCCAGAACTTCGTAGCGGCGAACGCCGCCACCGTTGATCCAGATGTCGGGCGCCTGCTCACCATTCCTCCCCAGCGCATCTACAGCCGCATCGATCCGCGCGCGGCGCACGGCGTGCGCTGTTACTACCTGAACGACAATGCCGTGGCGGAGAAGCCGTACGACATGGCGAGCCACGGGCTGTTCGTGACCGGCATCATCCAGGACATGGCGCCCGACGCGCAGATCTCGGTATACCGCGTGCTGGACGACAACGGCGTCGGCGACCTTGCCGTAATCGCAAAGGCCATGCAGGACGCGCTCGCCGAGGCACGCTGCAACGGGAAGAAGCTCGTCCTCAACATGAGCCTGGGCGTGGCACCGCCGATCTGGCTGATGGAGGCGCTGCTTGCCGACGACGACTGTTTCTTCGGCAAACCCAGCGAACTGCGCCGCGCGATTCTGCGCTCCGCCTTCAAGACGGTGAGCCGTTCGTTGCAAGAGAGCATGGACGACTGGGAGGCGCTCGGTCTGATCAGTCAGGCGTCACGTCAGTTTACCGGGATGCTGCAGATCGTCGATGCGGTGCTATCGATCAAACGCTCGCCCGATGCGCTGCTGATCGCCGCCGCCGGCAATGACTCGTTCGGCGATAGCCGGCGTATGGGACCGCGACTGCCGGCGGCGCTAGAGGGCGCGCTCGCCGTCTCATCGCATCTGCCTACCGCCCGGCCGTGGCCGCTGTCCCGCTACTCGAACGACGACGACTTCTTCACCGACAACGACGGCGTCGGTGCGTTTGGCGGTGACACCGTGCCTGATCCCGTCGACGACGGCAGCGACAGCGCCGACCCCGGCCGCACCGCACCGCTTTCGGTGATCGCGCCGTATATCCGCGAGCCGCTGCCGGAGCCGCCGGGCCAGCCCGCGCACAACAGCCGCGGGCTGGCCTACTGGTCGGGAACCTCCTTTGCCACGCCGGTGGCCGCGGGGTTTGCGGCCAGTATGTGGTCCGCCGATCTGTCGCAGGCATCAGGCTCGGTATACCGGCGCGTCGTCTTCGACGGCAAGGGACAAGACCGGGAAGCTCTCCCCTTTACGCAGCGGTTCTCCCCGTAG
- a CDS encoding 4-hydroxyphenylacetate 3-hydroxylase C-terminal domain-containing protein, with amino-acid sequence MGIRREAQYLDVLRGGRVVWPEGERATNVTGHPRKFTITWDLTGTQFGSRQALYERLFDDDLVRLRRARFQSYDYGTAVGMVERLLQRVDAGAACRW; translated from the coding sequence ATGGGCATCCGTAGGGAGGCGCAGTATCTCGACGTGCTGCGCGGCGGGCGTGTGGTCTGGCCGGAAGGCGAGCGTGCCACGAATGTCACCGGCCATCCGCGCAAGTTCACTATCACCTGGGATCTGACCGGCACGCAGTTCGGCTCGCGCCAGGCGCTGTACGAGCGCCTCTTCGACGACGATCTGGTGCGCCTGCGCCGGGCCCGCTTCCAGAGCTACGACTACGGCACGGCCGTGGGCATGGTCGAGCGCCTGTTGCAGCGGGTGGATGCTGGGGCGGCATGCCGCTGGTAG